Proteins encoded within one genomic window of Fragaria vesca subsp. vesca linkage group LG1, FraVesHawaii_1.0, whole genome shotgun sequence:
- the LOC101298250 gene encoding cold shock protein 1-like: protein MAEERSTGVVKWFNDTKGFGFITPDNNTEDLFVHQSSIKSDGFRTVAEGDTVEFLIAVGDDGKMKAVDVTGPNGAPLPGKKESFGRSGGRGGGRDSAGFGGAWRGEDRRNGGGGGGGGCYNCGDTGHRARDCDRGGNGGGGRGGDGCFTCGGFGHMARNCPSGSGGGGRGGDGCYKCGDLGHMARDCFNGGSGGGGGGGGACFTCGEAGHMARDCGRGGGGGRGGDRYGYSSGSGGRGGGCYNCGEAGHFAKECPK from the coding sequence ATGGCTGAGGAGAGATCGACCGGAGTCGTGAAGTGGTTCAATGACACCAAGGGCTTCGGCTTTATCACTCCTGATAACAACACCGAAGATCTGTTCGTCCACCAATCGTCGATCAAATCCGACGGCTTCCGCACCGTCGCCGAGGGCGATACTGTTGAGTTTCTCATCGCCGTCGGCGATGACGGGAAGATGAAGGCTGTCGATGTGACCGGCCCGAACGGCGCGCCTCTGCCGGGGAAGAAGGAGAGCTTCGGCCGGTCCGGCGGCCGTGGCGGTGGGAGAGATTCTGCTGGATTTGGCGGTGCGTGGAGAGGTGAAGATCGCCGCAACGGTGGCGGCGGCGGCGGCGGCGGGTGTTATAATTGTGGCGATACCGGACACAGAGCTAGGGATTGTGATCGTGGTGGTAACGGCGGCGGAGGCCGTGGTGGTGATGGATGCTTTACTTGCGGAGGGTTTGGTCACATGGCCAGGAACTGTCCTTCTGGGAGCGGCGGCGGTGGCCGTGGTGGTGATGGCTGCTACAAGTGTGGTGATCTGGGCCATATGGCAAGAGACTGTTTCAATGGAGGATCCGGTGGTGGAGGCGGCGGCGGCGGCGCATGTTTTACTTGTGGGGAGGCTGGTCACATGGCTAGGGATTGTGGCAGGGGAGGCGGTGGTGGTCGCGGTGGCGATCGGTATGGCTACAGTTCTGGATCCGGTGGCCGCGGCGGTGGCTGTTACAACTGTGGGGAGGCTGGCCATTTCGCCAAGGAGTGTCCAAAGTGA
- the LOC101297664 gene encoding ferredoxin--NADP reductase, chloroplastic-like, protein MAAAVTAAVSFPSSKSSTLPTRTSLICPERITLKKVYREASASGRVVSVRAQVTTTEAAPPAKAVKHSKKQEEGVVVNKYKPKNPYTGRVLLNTKITGDDAPGETWHMVFSTDGEMPYREGQSIGVIPDGIDPKNGKPHKLRLYSIASSALGDFGDSKTVSLCVKRLVYTNEAGETVKGVCSNFLCDLKPGGEVTMTGPVGKEMLMPKDPNATIVMLATGTGIAPFRSFLWKMFFEKHEDYKFEGLAWLFLGVPTSSSLLYKEEFEKMKEKAPDNFRLDFAVSREQTNEKGEKMYIQTRMAQYAEELWELLKKDNTYIYMCGLKGMEKGIDDIMVSLAAKDGIDWLDYKKQLKKAEQWNVEVY, encoded by the exons ATGGCTGCAGCTGTAACTGCTGCTGTTTCATTCCCATCATCCAAGTCTTCCACTCTCCCCACCAGAACCTCCCTTATCTGCCCTGAAAGAATCACCCTTAAGAAG GTTTATAGAGAAGCTTCTGCTAGTGGGAGAGTGGTATCTGTCAGAGCCCAGGTCACCACCACTGAGGCTGCTCCACCTGCCAAGGCTGTGAAGCATTCCAAGAAGCAAGAGGAAGGTGTGGTTGTGAACAAGTACAAACCTAAGAACCCTTACACTGGCAGAGTCCTCCTCAACACTAAGATCACTGGTGATGATGCACCCGGTGAAACCTGGCACATGGTCTTCAGCACTGATG GAGAGATGCCCTACAGAGAAGGCCAGTCTATTGGAGTGATTCCAGATGGTATTGACCCTAAGAATGGGAAGCCTCACAAGCTCAGGCTCTACTCAATTGCCAGCAGTGCCCTTGGTGACTTCGGTGACTCCAAAACT GTTTCTCTCTGTGTGAAAAGGCTTGTGTACACCAATGAGGCAGGCGAAACTGTTAAAGGGGTGTGCTCAAACTTTTTGT GTGACTTGAAGCCAGGGGGTGAAGTGACCATGACAGGACCAGTTGGTAAAGAAATGCTTATGCCAAAAGATCCTAATGCAACCATCGTCATG CTTGCAACTGGTACTGGAATTGCTCCATTCAGATCATTCTTGTGGAAAATGTTCTTTGAGAAGCACGAAGACTACAAG TTTGAAGGTTTGGCTTGGCTCTTCTTGGGTGTTCCCACAAGTAGCTCACTGCTTTACAAGGAG GAATTTGAGAAGATGAAAGAGAAGGCCCCCGATAACTTCAGACTTGACTTCGCTGTCAGCAGAGAGCAAACCAACGAGAAGGGCGAGAAGATGTACATTCAAACCAGAATGGCTCAGTATGCAGAAGAGCTATGGGAGTTGCTCAAGAAGGACAACACCTACATCTACATGTGTGGTCTCAAGGGAATGGAGAAGGGTATTGATGACATCATGGTGTCATTGGCTGCCAAAGATG GCATTGACTGGCTAGACTACAAGAAGCAGTTGAAGAAAGCAGAGCAATGGAATGTGGAAGTCTACTAA
- the LOC101298540 gene encoding uncharacterized protein LOC101298540 translates to MADIVKQILARPIQLADQVTKAADEASSSKQDCQELKSKTEKLAGLLRQAARASSDLYERPTRRIIDETEQVLDKALSLVQKCRANGIMKRVFTIIPAAQFRKMSSQLENSIGDVSWLLRVSAPADIREDGYLGLPPIAANEPILGLIWEQIAILHTGSLEDRSDAAASLVSLAKDNDRYGKLIIEEGGVGPLLKLIKEGKVEGQENAAEALGLLGRDPESVEHMIIAGVCSVFAKILKEGPMKVQAMVARAVAELAGHYPKCQDLFAQHNIIRLLVSHLAFETVQEHSKYSVTYNKATSIHAVVVATNNSNANNIPKKGNEDEEKQSYMQIPHPLGTRQPSQLHNVVATTMAMQGGGGATKAPLPPANGTANVATQINHTKSNSSSNVNQHLSHHNSGTSIKGRELEDPATKASMKAMAARALGNLAKGNSTICRSITESRALLCFAVLLEKGPEDVQKYSAMALMEITGVAEKDAELRRSAFKPNSPACKSVIDQLLKIIDKADSDSDLLIPCLKAVGNLARTFRATETRIIGPLVRLLDEREADVTREASIALTKFACTENYLHLDHCKAIIDAGGAKHLIQLVYFGEQMVQISALVLMCYIALHVPDSEELAQAEVLTVLEWASKQSYMTQDETLDTLLQEAKSRLDLYQSRGSRGYHGFNHKA, encoded by the coding sequence ATGGCGGACATAGTGAAACAAATCCTGGCAAGGCCGATTCAGCTAGCGGACCAAGTGACCAAGGCGGCAGACGAGGCCAGCTCGTCGAAGCAGGACTGCCAGGAGCTCAAATCCAAGACGGAGAAGCTCGCGGGTCTGCTCCGGCAGGCTGCCAGGGCCAGTTCCGACCTCTACGAGCGCCCCACGCGTCGGATCATCGATGAGACCGAGCAGGTGCTAGACAAGGCTCTGTCTTTAGTCCAGAAATGCCGAGCCAACGGGATAATGAAGCGGGTGTTCACCATAATCCCGGCGGCGCAGTTCCGTAAAATGTCGTCGCAGCTCGAGAATTCGATCGGCGACGTGTCGTGGCTGCTCAGAGTCTCGGCTCCGGCGGATATCCGCGAAGATGGGTACTTAGGCCTGCCGCCAATCGCGGCCAACGAGCCCATTCTGGGTCTCATTTGGGAGCAGATCGCGATTCTCCACACCGGTTCTCTCGAAGACCGGTCCGACGCGGCGGCGTCGCTGGTTTCTTTAGCCAAGGATAATGATAGATATGGGAAGCTGATTATTGAAGAAGGAGGAGTTGGGCCGTTGCTGAAATTGATCAAAGAGGGGAAGGTTGAAGGCCAAGAGAACGCTGCCGAGGCTCTCGGGTTGCTCGGAAGGGACCCGGAAAGCGTGGAGCACATGATCATTGCCGGAGTGTGCTCGGTGTTTGCGAAGATTCTCAAGGAAGGGCCAATGAAAGTTCAGGCGATGGTGGCGAGGGCAGTGGCGGAGCTGGCAGGGCATTACCCGAAATGCCAGGATCTCTTTGCGCAGCACAACATTATTCGATTGCTTGTGAGTCATCTTGCTTTCGAGACAGTTCAGGAGCATAGCAAGTATAGTGTGACCTATAACAAGGCTACATCGATTCATGCTGTTGTTGTGGCTACTAATAATTCGAATGCAAATAATATTCCGAAGAAGGGGAATGAGGATGAGGAGAAGCAGAGTTATATGCAGATTCCTCATCCTTTGGGGACTCGGCAGCCGAGTCAATTGCACAATGTGGTTGCTACAACCATGGCAATGCAGGGAGGAGGAGGAGCGACTAAGGCTCCTCTACCACCGGCTAATGGCACAGCTAATGTCGCGACTCAAATAAATCATACCAAGAGCAATAGCAGCAGCAATGTGAATCAACATTTATCCCATCATAATTCAGGAACAAGCATTAAGGGGAGGGAATTGGAGGACCCTGCAACCAAGGCAAGTATGAAGGCGATGGCAGCACGAGCACTTGGGAACCTAGCCAAGGGGAACTCGACCATTTGTCGTAGCATTACAGAATCAAGAGCGCTATTGTGTTTTGCAGTGCTATTGGAAAAGGGCCCAGAAGATGTGCAGAAGTATTCTGCCATGGCGTTGATGGAGATAACAGGAGTGGCAGAGAAAGATGCCGAGTTGAGAAGATCAGCATTCAAGCCTAATTCCCCTGCCTGCAAGTCTGTCATTGATCAATTGTTAAAGATCATTGACAAGGCAGATTCAGACTCAGACCTCCTGATCCCCTGCCTGAAAGCAGTTGGGAATTTGGCCAGGACATTTCGTGCAACAGAGACGAGGATCATTGGCCCATTGGTGCGCCTTCTGGATGAACGAGAAGCCGATGTTACCAGGGAAGCCTCCATTGCCCTCACAAAGTTTGCCTGTACTGAGAATTATCTTCACCTCGACCACTGCAAGGCAATAATAGACGCTGGAGGTGCCAAACACTTGATCCAGCTTGTGTATTTCGGGGAACAAATGGTGCAGATTTCAGCTTTGGTTCTCATGTGCTACATTGCACTCCATGTACCGGACAGTGAAGAACTTGCCCAGGCTGAGGTGCTCACTGTGCTCGAATGGGCATCCAAGCAATCTTATATGACCCAAGATGAGACTCTTGACACCTTGTTACAGGAGGCCAAGAGTAGATTGGATCTTTACCAGTCCAGGGGCTCAAGGGGATACCATGGATTCAATCACAAAGCATAG
- the LOC101298826 gene encoding chaperone protein dnaJ 11, chloroplastic-like, giving the protein MLSASSSTTSTIFTAPLFSATPSPKSLPRVRFHPPRAFSSAACASDQTATASYLVSAPHHPTSLYDILGIPASSTCHEIKTAYRRLARVCHPDVAAEDSSADEFMKIHDAYSTLSDPEKRAEYDQKTFRRIRPLSSDYSRYFTGRNWETDQCW; this is encoded by the coding sequence ATGCTCTCTGCTTCTTCTTCCACCACCTCCACAATCTTCACCGCTCCCCTCTTCTCCGCCACGCCCTCGCCCAAGTCCCTGCCACGTGTCCGCTTCCACCCCCCTCGAGCCTTCTCCTCCGCCGCCTGCGCTTCCGACCAGACCGCCACGGCCTCGTATCTCGTCTCTGCTCCTCATCATCCGACCTCGCTCTACGACATCCTCGGCATCCCCGCCTCCTCCACGTGTCACGAGATCAAGACTGCATACCGGCGACTGGCAAGAGTCTGCCACCCCGACGTGGCGGCGGAGGACTCGTCGGCCGACGAGTTCATGAAGATCCACGACGCCTACTCCACGCTGTCCGACCCCGAAAAGCGCGCCGAGTACGACCAGAAGACGTTCCGGCGGATCAGGCCGTTGTCGTCGGATTACTCCAGGTACTTCACCGGCCGGAATTGGGAGACCGATCAGTGCTGGTAG